The uncultured Bacteroides sp. genome includes the window CCCTTTGCTTGATTGCATTATCGAAAATATTCCAGCTCCTCAACAATTGGAAGGAACGCCACAGATGTTAATTACTTCGCTCGATTACTCTTCATATACGGGGCGTATCGCTGTAGGGCGCGTGCACCGTGGTGTATTGAGAGAGGGAATGAATGTTTCTTTGGCTAAGAGAGATGGTAGCTTTGTAAAGTCTAAGATAAAAGAAGTACACGTATTTGAGGGATTAGGCCGCGCTAAGAAAGCGGAAGTTTTCTCGGGTGATATTTGTGCATTGGTTGGCATTGATGGTTTTGAAATTGGTGATACTATCTGCGATTTTGAGAATCCGGAGGCTTTACCTCCTATTTCCATTGATGAGCCAACAATGAGTATGCTATTTACCATTAATGATTCTCCTTTCTTTGGCAAAGATGGCAAATTTGTTACTTCTCGTCACATCAATGATCGTTTGATGAAAGAGTTGGATAAGAACCTGGCTCTTCGTGTTCAGAAGAGTGAGTTGGATGGTAAATGGCTCGTTTACGGACGTGGCGTACTCCACTTGTCGGTTTTGATAGAGACGATGCGTCGTGAAGGATATGAATTGCAGGTTGGCCAGCCTCAGGTAATTTATAAAACGATAGATGATAAGAAATGTGAACCGGTTGAGGAACTGACGATAAACGTTCCTGAAGAATATTCAAGTAAGATTATTGATATGGTAACCCGTCGTAAAGGCGAAATGGTTGTCATGGAAAACACAGGCGAACGTATCAACTTAGAGTTTAACATGCCTTCGCGTGGTATCATTGGTTTACGTACGAATGTACTTACAGCCTCTGCCGGGGAAGCGATTATGGCACATCGGTTTAAAGAATATCAACCTTATAAAGGTGAAATAGAACGTCGTACGAATGGCTCTATTGTGGCTATGGAAGCAGGAACTGTTTTTGCTTATGCCATTGATAAACTGCAAGACCGCGGACGTTTTTTCATTTTTCCGCAAGATAAAGTGTATGCCGGTCAGGTAGTGGGCGAGCATGCCAAGGATTCTGATTTGGTGGTGAATGTTACAAAATCAAAGAAGCTAACCAATACGCGTGCATCCGGTTCGGACGATAAGGCTCATCTTATTCCTCCTGTTCAGTTCTCTCTGGAAGAGGCACTTGAATATATCAAAGAAGATGAATACGTAGAAGTAACGCCTAAGTCGATGCGTATGCGTAAAATTATTCTGGATGAAAATGAACGCAAGCGTTCGGGAAAGAACTAATCTTAGCGTAATGAACTAATCTTGGATAATCGTTACCGGTTGATAAGATAAAAACATAAAAAAGATCGTTGTAAGTTTTCTTACAACGATCTTTTTTTATGGACATTTTGTTTGGAAAATGCCTGACGAAGAGGAAGCCTGAGTTCTTGTCTTCAGGGCTTAAGCTCTCGGATTGCACTTGTCGGCTTAGTGCAAGAGGAGAGTTAGGTATGGGATTCTTGGCTTTCTGCTATAGGGGGAAAAAAGAAAATCTCAGCAAAGATTGCTTTGCTGAGATTTTCTAAGTTAGTATGTTTTAGCCTAAAACCGGTAACGGCTGTTTAGGACTATTCCGTTTTGTTTTACTCTGATTAGAGTTTTGGGCCTGCAGCAACCAAAGCTTTTCCGGCTTCGTTACCGGTGAACTTGCTGAAGTTCTTGATGAAACGTGCAGAAAGATCTTTTGCTTTTTCATCCCATTGAGCTGCACTAGTATAAGTGTCGCGTGGGTCAAGAATTTTAGAATCAACGCCCGGAAGTTCTGTAGGAACAACAAAGTCGAAGTAAGGCATAGACTTGCTAGGAGCTTTGTCGATAGAACCGTCAAGGATAGCATCGATGATGCCACGAGTATCTTTAATAGAGATACGCTTGCCGCTACCGTTCCAACCTGTGTTAACCAAGTATGCTTTAGCACCTGATTTATCCATCTTCTTAACTAATTCTTCAGCATATTTAGTTGGGTGCAATGATAAAAATGCAGCACCAAAACAAGCAGAGAATGTAGGAGTTGGTTCAGTGATACCACGTTCTGTTCCGGCCAGTTTAGCGGTGAAACCAGAAAGGAAGTAATACTTAGTTTGTTCAGCGTTCAGAATAGATACAGGAGGCAATACACCAAATGCGTCGGCAGAAAGGAAGATAACTTTCTTTGCTGCAGGAGCCTTGGAAATTGGCTTAACGATGTTGGTGATGTGATCGATAGGATAAGAAACGCGAGTGTTTTCTGTTACACTCTTATCGTTGAAATCAATCTTACCGCTTGCATCAACTGTAACATTCTCAAGAAGAGCATCACGTTTAATAGCTGCATAGATATCTGGTTCTGCTTCTGCGCTCAGGTTAATAACCTTTGCATAGCAACCACCTTCAAAGTTGAATACACCTTCGTCGTCCCATCCGTGTTCGTCATCACCAATAAGAAGACGTTTCGGATCAGTAGATAAAGTTGTTTTGCCCGTACCGGACAAACCAAAGAAAATAGCCGTATTCTGGCCTTTCAGGTCTGTGTTGGCAGAACAGTGCATAGAAGCCATTCCGGCCAATGGTAAACGATAGTTCATGTATGAGAACAAGCCTTTTTTCATTTCGCCACCGTACCAGGTGTTGATAATAACTTGCTCTTTGCTGGTTAGGTTAAATACGGTAGCTGTTTCAGAGTTCAATCCTAATTCCTTGAAATTTTCTACTTTGGTTTTAGAAGCATTGAATGAAACGAAATCAGGTTCGCCGTAGTTGGCCAATTCTTCTTTTGTAGGACGAATGAACATGTTTTTTACGAAATGAGCTTGCCAAGCGACTTCCATAATGAAGCGTACTTTGATACGAGAGTTCTCATTTGCGCCGCAAAATGTATCC containing:
- the pckA gene encoding phosphoenolpyruvate carboxykinase (ATP), which translates into the protein MANLDLSKYGITGAVEVLHNPSYETLFAEETKEGLQGFEKGQVTELGAVNVMTGVYTGRSPKDKFFVKDETSENTVWWTSEEYKNDNKPVTPATWKVLKEIAVKQLSGKKLFVMDTFCGANENSRIKVRFIMEVAWQAHFVKNMFIRPTKEELANYGEPDFVSFNASKTKVENFKELGLNSETATVFNLTSKEQVIINTWYGGEMKKGLFSYMNYRLPLAGMASMHCSANTDLKGQNTAIFFGLSGTGKTTLSTDPKRLLIGDDEHGWDDEGVFNFEGGCYAKVINLSAEAEPDIYAAIKRDALLENVTVDASGKIDFNDKSVTENTRVSYPIDHITNIVKPISKAPAAKKVIFLSADAFGVLPPVSILNAEQTKYYFLSGFTAKLAGTERGITEPTPTFSACFGAAFLSLHPTKYAEELVKKMDKSGAKAYLVNTGWNGSGKRISIKDTRGIIDAILDGSIDKAPSKSMPYFDFVVPTELPGVDSKILDPRDTYTSAAQWDEKAKDLSARFIKNFSKFTGNEAGKALVAAGPKL
- the typA gene encoding translational GTPase TypA — protein: MQNIRNIAIIAHVDHGKTTLVDKMLLAGHLFRDNQTSGELILDNNDLERERGITILSKNVSINYKGTKINIIDTPGHSDFGGEVERVLNMADGCILLVDAFEGPMPQTRFVLQKALQIGLKPIVVINKVDKANCRPNEVHEMVFDLMFSLDATENQLDFATIYGSAKNGWMSEDWQKPTDNIIPLLDCIIENIPAPQQLEGTPQMLITSLDYSSYTGRIAVGRVHRGVLREGMNVSLAKRDGSFVKSKIKEVHVFEGLGRAKKAEVFSGDICALVGIDGFEIGDTICDFENPEALPPISIDEPTMSMLFTINDSPFFGKDGKFVTSRHINDRLMKELDKNLALRVQKSELDGKWLVYGRGVLHLSVLIETMRREGYELQVGQPQVIYKTIDDKKCEPVEELTINVPEEYSSKIIDMVTRRKGEMVVMENTGERINLEFNMPSRGIIGLRTNVLTASAGEAIMAHRFKEYQPYKGEIERRTNGSIVAMEAGTVFAYAIDKLQDRGRFFIFPQDKVYAGQVVGEHAKDSDLVVNVTKSKKLTNTRASGSDDKAHLIPPVQFSLEEALEYIKEDEYVEVTPKSMRMRKIILDENERKRSGKN